The proteins below come from a single Miscanthus floridulus cultivar M001 chromosome 1, ASM1932011v1, whole genome shotgun sequence genomic window:
- the LOC136502836 gene encoding putative HVA22-like protein g — protein sequence MMGGFLSRVLLLAFGYAYPAYECYKTVELNKPEIEQLIFWCQYWILVALLTVLERFGDFTISWLPFYSEAKLMFFVYLWFPKTKGTTYVYGTFFKPYISQHENEIDRNLLELRAQATDMVVLYFQKAASVGQNTFFDVLKYVAAQSPSQKSRQQRPHQESQQPQQQQPQVQVQLQQPQPQKQAAPVMRRAASIAARQAAMAQQSQETKPIPSSPKIKRQTSGKSGSVAPTKPAAAASTPKPGGSPKKGEVKPAADPVQTPATSADSPKSEPSAPPLPEAEGIDKMAIDEVSGDAAEGAEGLDPALEETPMEETIRVTRAKLRRRTATEDPAGN from the exons ATGATGGGCGGGTTCCTCTCCAGGGTCCTCCT GTTGGCTTTTGGCTATGCCTATCCTGCCTATGAATGCTACAAGACTGTTGAACTGAACAAACCAGAGATTGAGCAGCTCATATTTTGGTGTCAGTATTG GATTTTAGTTGCCCTGTTGACAGTTTTGGAGAGATTTGGAGATTTTACAATATCATG GCTACCGTTTTACTCGGAAGCAAAGCTGATGTTCTTTGTATACTTGTGGTTCCCTAAGACAAAG GGAACTACATATGTTTATGGGACTTTCTTTAAGCCATATATTTCTCAGCATGAGAATGAAATCGACCGGAATCTCCTTGAGTTGAGAGCTCAAGCCACCGATATGGTTGTCCTTTATTTCCAGAAGGCTGCTTCAGTAGGACAAAATACTTTCTTTGACGTTTTAAAATATGTTGCTGCCCAGTCACCTTCTCAGAAATCAAGGCAGCAGCGCCCTCATCAG GAATCACAGcaaccacagcagcagcaaccaCAGGTGCAGGTGCAACTGCAGCAGCCGCAACCTCAAAAACAAGCAGCACCTGTTATGCGCAGAGCAGCATCTATTGCTGCTCGGCAGGCAGCAATGGCACAGCAATCTCAGGAGACTAAACCCATTCCATCTTCGCCCAAGATCAAGCGTCAAACATCAGGGAAATCTGGTTCAGTGGCACCCACAAAGCCTGCAGCAGCTGCATCCACACCAAAACCTGGCGGTAGCCCAAAGAAAGGTGAGGTCAAACCTGCTGCCGACCCAGTTCAAACTCCAGCCACAAGTGCCGATTCACCAAAGTCCGAGCCTAGCgccccaccactccctgaagcCGAAGGAATAGACAAGATGGCCATTGACGAGGTCAGTGGTGATGCTGCAGAGGGCGCAGAAGGGCTTGACCCTGCGCTCGAGGAGACGCCGATGGAGGAGACGATCCGTGTGACGCGCGCCAAGCTAAGGAGGCGCACGGCCACTGAGGATCCTGCTGGGAATTAG